The following are encoded in a window of Castanea sativa cultivar Marrone di Chiusa Pesio chromosome 5, ASM4071231v1 genomic DNA:
- the LOC142633975 gene encoding bidirectional sugar transporter SWEET2a-like — protein MFPTGLSSVYSVCGDAAGIAGNLFAFALFVSPIPTFKRIIRNQSTEQFSGLPYIYAFFSCLICLWYGMPVVSPDIILVATVNSIGAVFQLIYIIIFITYADQAKKVKMSGLLIAVSALFLTVVFISMTFFDSHERQTFVGYLSVFSLISMFASPLFIIKLVIKTSSVEFMPFYLSLSTFLMSLSFSTYGVFKYDPFIYVPNGIGTILGLVQLVLYTYYSNTIGEDQEPLTNAHA, from the exons ATGTTTCCAACTGGGTTGTCTTCTGTCTATTCAGTTTGTGGTGATGCAGCTGGTATTGCTG GAAACCTCTTTGCTTTTGCGCTGTTTGTGTCACCCAT ACCCACATTTAAGAGAATCATCAGAAACCAATCAACAGAACAATTTTCAGGGCTGCCTTATATATACGCCTTCTTCAGCTGCTTGATCTGCCTTTGGTATGGCATGCCTGTAGTGTCACCTGACATTATATTGGTTGCTACAGTCAATTCAATTGGGGCGGTTTTCCAATTAATCTACATAATCATCTTTATTACATATGCAGACCAAGCTAAAAAG GTGAAGATGTCAGGATTGCTCATAGCGGTTTCTGCCCTATTTTTGACCGTAGTATTTATAAGCATGACATTTTTTGACTCTCATGAGAGGCAAACTTTTGTTGGATATTTGAGTGTTTTTTCACTCATTTCCATGTTTGCTTCACCATTGTTTATCATT AAATTGGTGATTAAGACGAGCAGCGTTGAGTTCATGCCGTTTTACCTTTCCCTCTCAACCTTCTTAATGAGTCTATCATTTTCCACATATGGAGTGTTCAAGTATGATCCTTTCATTTAT GTACCGAATGGAATTGGAACAATTTTGGGGCTTGTTCAATTGGTGTTATACACCTATTATAGCAATACAATTGGAGAAGACCAAGAACCTCTAACAAATGCACATGCTTGA